A genomic region of Zalophus californianus isolate mZalCal1 chromosome 11, mZalCal1.pri.v2, whole genome shotgun sequence contains the following coding sequences:
- the LOC113915147 gene encoding LOW QUALITY PROTEIN: olfactory receptor 51D1 (The sequence of the model RefSeq protein was modified relative to this genomic sequence to represent the inferred CDS: inserted 2 bases in 1 codon; deleted 2 bases in 2 codons), whose protein sequence is MVFLLFPFIDPGLGMQRPQDFVPVMTTPNGTLVHPVYFLLVGIPGLGPNXHFWLPFPLCFRYALATLGNLAIVLIIHVERHLHEPMYLFLAMLSTIDLVLSSITMPKMASLFLTGIQEIGFNVCLAQMFLIHALSAMELAVLLAMAFDRFVAICHPLWHASVLTGPTVAKIGLAALTRGFVFFFPLPFILKRLSYCQTHTVAHSFCLHQDIMKLSCTDTMVSVVYGLFIILSVMGVDSLFIGLCYILILKTVLELSSLGAALKDFNTCISHLCAVLVFCVPLIGFSVVRRLGGPTSLLHVIMANIYLLPPVVNPVVYGAKTKEIRSWILHMFSQGGR, encoded by the exons ATGgtgtttctccttttccccttcaTAGACCCTGGACTTGGCATGCAGAGG CCTCAGGACTTCGTTCCTGTCATGACCACTCCAAATGGAACTCTGGTACACCCAGTGTATTTCCTGCTGGTGGGCATCCCTGGCCTGGGGCCTAA ACACTTTTGGCTGCCTTTTCCACTGTGTTTTAGGTATGCCTTGGCCACTCTGGGCAACCTGGCCATTGTCCTCATCATCCATGTGGAAAGGCACCTGCATGAGCCCATGTACCTCTTCCTGGCCATGCTTTCC ACCATTGACCTAGTCCTGTCTTCTATCACCATGCCCAAGATGGCCAGCCTCTTCCTGACAGGCATCCAAGAGATAGGATTCAATGTTTGTCTGGCCCAGATGTTCCTTATCCATGCTCTGTCAGCCATGGAGTTAGCTGTCCTGCTGGCCATGGCTTTTGACCGCTTTGTGGCCATCTGCCATCCACTGTGGCATGCTTCTGTGCTCACAGGGCCTACTGTGGCCAAGATTGGACTAGCTGCCCTGACCAGgggatttgttttcttcttccctctgcccttcatcctGAAGCGGTTGTCATACTGCCAAACACATACTGTCGCACACTCCTTCTGTTTGCACCAAGATATTATGAAGTTGTCCTGTACTGACACCATGGTCAGTGTAGTATACGGACTCTTCATTATCCTCTCAGTGATGGGTGTGGACTCCCTCTTCATTGGCCTCTGTTACATTCTCATCCTGAAGACTGTGTTGGAGTTGTCTTCTCTGGGGGCAGCACTCAAGGATTTCAACACCTGCATCTCCCATCTCTGTGCTGTCCTGGTCTTCTGTGTGCCCCTCATCGGGTTCTCGGTGGTGCGCAGGCTGGGGGGCCCTACCTCCCTGCTCCATGTGATTATGGCTAATATCTATCTATTACCACCTGTGGTCAACCCTGTTGTCTATGGAGCCAAGACCAAGGAGATCCGTTCATGGATCCTCCATATGTTCTCACAGGGTGGTAGGTGA